One stretch of Lacimicrobium alkaliphilum DNA includes these proteins:
- a CDS encoding GH92 family glycosyl hydrolase: MPVKLLVPLLLVLSVSACSQSGLKVTDSDHQSDPLDYVDPFIGTDGKGKTFPGATVPHGMVQLSPDNGRTGWDWIAGYFYPDNILAGFSHKHLSGTGAGDLYDISFMPLTRPFKGQQTEGGPQGGTIVSSFSHDNERASPGYYQVFLEDYGINVELTAGPRSGLQRYTFSPDTDTAVIRLDLGYSRNWDSTTATHIEIIDNQTIAGYRKSTGWAEDQRVYFYTRFSVPFNQHQLELDGNTLSTKTASGIQLAAEFDFAPPGSGEILVHTAISSVSKANAKANLQAEGHELDFSAVHQSARQAWREELSKVQVQADPDTLTQFYTAMYHASLAPRLFSDSDGRYKGPDGNIHHSEKGPRYEFFSLWDTFRALHPWKTLIDTRRTGEMMRSLMDHYQVSGRLPVWIFEGNETDMMMGYHSVPVLVDAYLKGLTDIDGEQLLNAAIHSATQDEFGIKSYQELGYVPYDERKWNVSLTLEYAFDDWAIARLADALGKQEIADEFARRAQNYRHHFDAQSGFMRAKNADGEFRSPFDANAYYPEDYCEANAWQYSFFVPHDVPGMIEMMGGKQQVSARLDAMFSTEQAVEEFPEWISGYIGQYVHGNEPSHHVPYLYQYLGEPHKTQQLVRRIMSELYTTAPDGLVGNEDAGQMSAWYLFSALGFYPVDPVSGQYVLGSPAIEQAQINLENGRTFTVTAKNQRPDNIYVSDVTLNGEPLDGFILSHQQIMDGGELIFTMSNTP; the protein is encoded by the coding sequence GTTCCCTTACTACTGGTTTTATCCGTATCAGCCTGTAGCCAGTCAGGCCTCAAGGTCACAGATTCTGACCACCAGAGCGATCCGCTGGATTATGTGGATCCCTTTATCGGCACAGATGGCAAGGGAAAGACCTTCCCCGGCGCCACCGTGCCACATGGTATGGTGCAACTGAGCCCGGATAACGGCAGAACCGGCTGGGACTGGATAGCCGGTTACTTTTACCCTGATAACATACTCGCCGGTTTCAGCCATAAACATCTTTCCGGCACCGGCGCCGGTGATCTTTATGATATCTCTTTTATGCCGCTAACCCGCCCCTTTAAGGGCCAGCAAACCGAAGGCGGGCCGCAAGGCGGCACCATCGTTTCTTCTTTCAGCCACGACAATGAGCGCGCCTCACCCGGCTATTATCAGGTTTTTCTTGAGGATTACGGGATCAATGTGGAGCTTACGGCTGGGCCGCGCAGTGGCCTGCAACGCTATACCTTCAGCCCGGATACCGATACGGCAGTAATACGGCTGGATCTGGGATACAGCCGTAACTGGGACAGCACCACAGCCACCCATATTGAGATTATCGACAATCAGACCATCGCCGGATACCGCAAATCCACTGGCTGGGCAGAAGATCAGCGAGTGTACTTCTACACCCGTTTCTCGGTGCCCTTTAACCAGCATCAGCTTGAACTGGATGGTAATACCCTCAGCACTAAAACCGCTTCCGGGATACAACTGGCTGCTGAGTTTGATTTTGCACCGCCTGGCTCAGGTGAAATTCTGGTGCATACGGCCATCAGTTCGGTGAGTAAGGCCAATGCGAAAGCCAATCTGCAAGCCGAAGGCCATGAACTGGATTTCAGCGCAGTGCATCAATCTGCCAGACAGGCCTGGCGTGAAGAACTCAGCAAGGTACAGGTTCAGGCCGACCCTGATACCCTTACCCAATTCTATACGGCCATGTATCATGCGTCCCTGGCGCCAAGACTGTTTTCAGACAGTGATGGCCGCTATAAGGGCCCTGATGGCAATATCCATCACAGTGAGAAAGGGCCCAGGTACGAGTTTTTCTCGCTGTGGGACACCTTCCGTGCTCTGCACCCCTGGAAAACCCTGATCGATACCCGTCGTACAGGCGAGATGATGCGCAGCCTGATGGATCACTACCAGGTCAGTGGCCGCCTGCCAGTATGGATTTTCGAGGGCAACGAGACCGATATGATGATGGGCTATCATTCAGTACCCGTACTGGTAGATGCCTATCTTAAAGGCCTGACAGATATCGACGGTGAACAGCTTCTCAATGCGGCGATCCACAGTGCCACTCAGGATGAATTTGGCATCAAAAGCTATCAGGAACTCGGTTACGTACCTTACGACGAGCGCAAATGGAATGTATCGCTGACCCTGGAATACGCCTTCGATGACTGGGCTATTGCCAGGCTGGCCGACGCGCTGGGCAAACAGGAAATTGCCGATGAATTTGCACGCCGCGCACAAAACTATCGCCATCATTTTGATGCTCAAAGTGGTTTTATGCGTGCTAAAAATGCCGATGGTGAATTCCGTTCTCCTTTTGATGCCAATGCCTATTATCCTGAGGATTACTGTGAGGCCAATGCCTGGCAATACAGCTTTTTTGTGCCCCATGATGTGCCGGGCATGATCGAAATGATGGGCGGCAAGCAACAGGTCAGTGCCAGACTGGATGCCATGTTCAGTACAGAACAAGCCGTAGAGGAGTTCCCGGAATGGATCTCAGGCTATATCGGCCAGTATGTGCATGGTAACGAGCCCAGCCATCATGTGCCCTACCTGTATCAGTATCTGGGTGAACCCCATAAAACCCAGCAACTGGTGCGCCGGATAATGAGCGAGCTTTACACCACCGCGCCCGACGGTCTGGTCGGTAATGAAGATGCCGGCCAGATGTCTGCCTGGTACCTGTTCAGTGCGCTGGGCTTTTATCCTGTGGACCCGGTTTCCGGCCAGTATGTGCTCGGCAGTCCGGCCATTGAACAGGCACAGATCAATCTGGAGAATGGCCGCACCTTTACCGTGACAGCGAAAAATCAGAGGCCGGATAATATTTATGTCAGTGACGTGACCCTTAATGGCGAACCCCTTGACGGCTTTATCCTCTCCCATCAGCAGATTATGGACGGCGGCGAGCTAATTTTTACCATGAGCAATACACCATGA
- a CDS encoding GH92 family glycosyl hydrolase, with translation MNRFLTLLAGALCSAAMAAGPGQYVDPFIGTSNFGATHPGAQYPHGLASVSPFNVAFGQPELNPFEKDDAWNSRVYIHENQFLTGFSHLNLSGVGCPEAGVMLLMPTRGELNLNPEEYGSTYSGERASPGYYSARLDKYDIQAEVTSTLRTGLSRFTFPAGQSHILLNLGLGLTNETGGSLEIVSEREIQGMRNIGTFCYHSENVRPVYFVARFSRAADDFGAWKKMPRYRNVEADWVGFNDKIKPYAGYRHPLSGDDIGAWFSFDTQKDEQIQVQLGISFTSIENARANLNAEQRGFDFASVRQSAVDAWDMLLGRAEIEGTRQQKTMFYTALYHSLLHPNIIQDVNGDYPLMGQHGTGNTKENRYSVYSLWDTHRNVHPLLSLLYPDIQTQMVRSAVAMAKESGWLPKWELYGMETQVMVGDPGTAMIADSYLRGIRDFDVDAAYEAMLRAASQTENNLLRPEIEEYLNLGYVPVDDEGPYDGSVATSLEYYVADYNIAQLAKALGKEEDYQTFSRRANNYRKLYDPATGMLRPKNRNGQWLSPFDPELGRNFEPAPGYIEGNAWNYRFYVPHDTPGLIQLSGGDEAFVEQLDATFDTGNFDMTNEPDITYPFLYNFVEGQAWRTTQRVHQLIDQYFGTGPDGLPGNDDTGTLSAWLAFSMMGLYPVTPGNTDYALFTPLLDSVTLHLNTQYYPGSRLVINKADTGSTEQHSDISFNERKLMRPFLDHKALVKGGEITFK, from the coding sequence ATGAACAGATTCCTGACTTTATTGGCTGGCGCCTTGTGCAGCGCAGCCATGGCAGCCGGCCCCGGCCAGTATGTCGACCCTTTTATTGGTACCTCCAATTTTGGTGCCACCCATCCCGGGGCCCAGTATCCCCATGGACTGGCCTCGGTTTCGCCCTTTAATGTGGCCTTCGGGCAGCCCGAGTTGAACCCTTTTGAGAAAGACGACGCCTGGAACTCCAGAGTCTATATTCATGAAAACCAGTTTCTCACCGGTTTCAGCCACCTTAATCTCAGTGGTGTGGGCTGCCCCGAAGCCGGGGTAATGCTGCTGATGCCCACCCGCGGTGAGCTTAACCTTAACCCCGAAGAATACGGCAGCACCTATTCCGGCGAGCGGGCCAGCCCCGGTTACTATAGTGCCCGGTTAGACAAATACGATATTCAGGCCGAAGTCACCAGTACTCTGCGTACCGGCCTCAGCCGTTTTACCTTTCCTGCAGGCCAGTCGCATATTCTGTTAAATCTTGGCCTGGGGCTGACCAATGAAACCGGTGGCAGCCTTGAGATTGTGTCCGAACGAGAAATTCAGGGCATGCGTAATATCGGCACCTTCTGTTATCATTCAGAAAATGTGCGGCCGGTGTACTTTGTTGCCCGCTTTAGCAGGGCGGCCGACGACTTCGGCGCCTGGAAGAAAATGCCACGTTATCGGAATGTTGAAGCCGACTGGGTTGGCTTTAATGACAAGATTAAACCCTATGCCGGTTATCGCCACCCCCTTAGCGGTGATGATATCGGTGCCTGGTTCAGCTTTGATACTCAAAAGGATGAGCAGATCCAGGTGCAGCTGGGCATTTCATTTACCAGTATCGAAAATGCCCGCGCTAATCTTAACGCTGAGCAACGAGGCTTTGATTTTGCCTCAGTCAGACAGAGTGCCGTTGACGCCTGGGATATGTTATTGGGTCGTGCAGAAATAGAAGGAACCCGGCAGCAAAAGACCATGTTCTACACGGCCCTGTACCATAGCCTGCTCCACCCCAACATTATTCAGGATGTCAACGGTGACTATCCGCTGATGGGCCAGCATGGTACCGGCAATACAAAAGAAAACCGCTATTCGGTCTATTCGTTGTGGGATACTCATCGCAATGTTCACCCCTTGCTAAGTCTGCTCTACCCCGATATCCAGACACAAATGGTGCGCTCGGCAGTGGCCATGGCCAAAGAGAGCGGCTGGTTGCCGAAATGGGAGCTGTACGGCATGGAAACACAAGTAATGGTAGGCGACCCCGGTACCGCTATGATTGCGGATTCATACTTAAGGGGGATCAGGGATTTCGATGTGGATGCGGCCTATGAGGCCATGCTCCGCGCCGCCAGTCAGACAGAAAACAACCTGTTACGCCCGGAAATTGAGGAATATCTTAATCTGGGTTATGTGCCGGTAGATGACGAAGGCCCTTATGATGGCAGTGTGGCCACCAGCCTGGAATACTATGTGGCCGACTATAATATCGCGCAGCTGGCAAAGGCGTTGGGCAAAGAAGAGGATTATCAGACCTTTAGCCGTCGTGCCAACAATTACCGCAAGCTGTATGACCCGGCTACCGGCATGCTCAGGCCAAAAAATCGCAACGGGCAGTGGCTGAGCCCCTTCGACCCTGAGTTAGGGCGTAACTTTGAGCCGGCTCCCGGCTATATCGAAGGCAATGCCTGGAATTATCGTTTCTATGTACCCCATGATACGCCGGGACTGATCCAGCTTTCAGGCGGTGATGAGGCATTTGTGGAGCAGTTAGACGCCACCTTTGATACCGGTAATTTCGATATGACTAACGAACCGGATATTACCTACCCGTTTCTCTACAACTTTGTTGAAGGCCAGGCCTGGCGAACCACGCAAAGGGTGCACCAGTTAATTGATCAGTACTTTGGCACCGGGCCCGATGGTTTACCGGGCAATGACGACACCGGCACCCTGTCGGCCTGGCTGGCATTCAGCATGATGGGGCTGTATCCCGTTACTCCTGGCAATACAGATTATGCTCTGTTTACGCCTTTGCTGGATAGCGTCACATTGCACTTAAATACCCAATATTACCCGGGGTCCAGGTTAGTGATTAACAAAGCAGACACCGGTAGTACTGAGCAACATAGTGATATCAGCTTTAACGAACGAAAACTCATGAGACCGTTTTTAGATCATAAGGCTCTGGTTAAGGGCGGTGAAATCACATTTAAGTGA
- a CDS encoding endonuclease/exonuclease/phosphatase family protein, with amino-acid sequence MNRAVFILLLVLPVVAGADTLKVESFNLRYDNPDDGINAWPKRREMVITHIQSVKPDILTLQEALAHQLDWLSAQLTDYRCVGVGRDNGKREGEFVPICYRTDKLEALDSGHFWLSDTPNQAGSIGRGAHLPRVTSWIKLKHHPSLKTLTAFNTHFSHVSAEARNKSAEILLEQARKISGQLPIIISGDFNALPAELSYRHLLQNTMLPLQDAASAIAPQPTLNGFGTADPPVRIDYILTSKGFRVFDFDTFQINIEGRYISDHYPIMATVGLP; translated from the coding sequence ATGAACAGAGCCGTATTTATCTTACTTCTTGTGCTACCAGTGGTCGCTGGCGCTGACACGCTTAAAGTAGAGAGTTTTAACCTGCGCTACGATAATCCGGATGACGGTATCAATGCCTGGCCAAAACGGCGCGAAATGGTCATAACCCATATCCAGAGTGTTAAGCCCGATATCCTGACGTTACAGGAAGCGCTTGCTCATCAACTGGACTGGCTTTCAGCACAATTAACAGATTATCGATGCGTAGGCGTTGGCCGTGATAACGGCAAACGTGAAGGAGAGTTTGTGCCAATCTGTTATCGCACAGACAAGCTGGAAGCATTGGATAGCGGCCATTTCTGGCTCTCTGATACGCCAAACCAGGCCGGCAGCATTGGTCGGGGTGCCCATCTGCCAAGAGTAACCAGCTGGATCAAGCTGAAACACCACCCTTCGCTCAAAACCCTGACTGCTTTTAACACCCACTTCAGCCATGTCAGCGCTGAGGCAAGAAACAAGAGTGCAGAAATACTGCTTGAACAGGCGCGCAAAATATCAGGTCAGTTGCCCATTATTATCAGCGGCGATTTTAATGCACTTCCTGCCGAATTGAGCTACCGGCATCTGCTTCAGAACACCATGTTGCCGCTGCAGGATGCCGCTTCAGCCATAGCCCCACAACCAACACTCAATGGCTTTGGCACAGCAGATCCTCCCGTTCGAATCGACTATATTCTTACCAGCAAAGGTTTCAGAGTATTCGACTTTGATACTTTCCAGATTAACATTGAAGGCAGGTATATTTCCGATCACTATCCCATTATGGCAACTGTCGGGTTGCCCTGA
- a CDS encoding GntR family transcriptional regulator has product MASFPKTIVTDQHNATPLYQQLAEQIRGLIKEQAVSAGQALPSERELMEITGTSRVTIRKALGLLLEEGLLLRRQGSGTYIAPPREQSGDHLSSFTVDAKNRGESPSSVWLVRSLAPASEDESRLLNLPEGAMVARFGRLRLANGEPLAIEHAVVPAEFVGDPEVVKDSLYQTLKQNSKHPQQGTQKIRASKASPIEAGLLNIRERAEVLRIERRTFLADGTPVEYTHSVYRGDKYVFVSHLHMDNDSQPD; this is encoded by the coding sequence ATGGCATCATTCCCTAAAACCATCGTTACAGATCAACACAATGCGACCCCCCTTTATCAGCAACTTGCAGAACAGATTCGTGGTCTGATTAAAGAGCAGGCAGTCAGTGCGGGCCAGGCGCTTCCTTCTGAACGGGAGTTGATGGAGATTACCGGCACTTCACGAGTGACGATCAGAAAAGCATTAGGGTTACTGTTGGAAGAAGGTCTGTTGCTGCGCCGACAGGGCTCTGGTACCTATATTGCTCCGCCCAGAGAACAGTCAGGTGACCATTTAAGCAGTTTCACGGTTGATGCAAAAAACCGGGGCGAGTCGCCAAGTTCGGTATGGCTGGTGCGCAGTCTGGCTCCTGCCTCAGAAGATGAGTCGCGTCTGCTGAATTTACCGGAAGGGGCCATGGTAGCTCGTTTTGGACGACTGCGCCTGGCCAACGGTGAACCGCTTGCAATTGAGCACGCTGTGGTTCCCGCTGAGTTTGTTGGTGATCCTGAAGTGGTGAAGGACTCTCTCTATCAGACATTGAAGCAAAATAGTAAGCATCCACAACAAGGAACGCAGAAGATCAGAGCTTCTAAGGCTTCCCCCATAGAAGCTGGCTTGCTGAATATCCGGGAGCGGGCCGAAGTTTTAAGAATCGAGCGCCGAACCTTTCTCGCCGACGGAACACCCGTGGAATATACCCATTCGGTTTACCGGGGTGACAAGTATGTATTTGTTTCACATCTGCATATGGACAATGATTCACAGCCGGATTGA